CTCCCTCTGAGAGGACGAGACATCCTTAGTCTTATTGACTGTGGACTCAAGTATGATGATGTTTAAGGGGATAGTTCCATATGTTTGTGTGGTTGCACAAGGTTCAGACTCATGATGACCTGCACCTGTGTTGTCTGCAGGTACCTTCATGACCCGTGGCATCCTGAGACCTTACCTGTTGACCTGAGCTCCCGTCACCTGGTGCAGAGACTTGTCCTTGTCTTCACCAACGCTGAGAACCAGATCTGGATCCTGCTGATCAAAGGTATGAAACTGCTCTGGATTCTTACAcacgggagttgttgatccattgctgtacgttcaaatgtcttcttctgTGACTTAAGGGGTTTGAAATCCTTAAATTCACCAAAGAGACACCAGTAGACGAGCAGCTCCAGACCATTTAAGTGTCTAAACTCAGGCTCTGGAGTCGtttgtgttcatatttcatACAAACACCAAGGGTGTAATTGTGATTCCAGCCACATGTGTCTGTCCTGCAGCACCAGTGCTTCACCtccccacagcagcagcattgaaAACCCACGCGGTGACCTGGGCGGCAAACATGGTGGTGCAGGAGGCCATGCCGTCGGCGTACCACGACCACGACGTCAACACGCTGGGCGTCTTAAGCCTGCAGCACAACGGCCGGCAGCACGGGAAGAGCGACGGCGTGTGCTTCAACACGCTGGTGAAGCTGGTGCCAGACCACGTCCAACGCGACGAGGACGGCGAGACGGTGGAGCGGACGCAGGCGGCACAACCTCCGCCTGTGGAAAACCCTCGGTACGTGTGGTTCGAAGTTCAGAAACCAACGCTGCGAGAGAGACTGCTCGAGAAGACCAAAACAACCTCCATCCTACCTCTTCATAGCCTGTACTGACCAcaaggaggcagcagagacTCTCTCCTGCTGGACAGTtactgtaaataacaataatatatataaatgtgtatatagaCTGTTTAATTGATTTAAGAAAGGAGTTTTTACTGATAAGAAAGTATCATGACATTTTGTTGTAAAACTGAACTGTGaatgaagaaattaaataaatatgtatatatatctatatatagatatatatacatatacatatatgaatgtAACAGGAACTTTGTTTCTTCTTGTAAATATAGACTTTCCAGGACATAGTATACAATAACATTGTTTCtgaaaataatttatatttCAAATTGTGTTGACTTTCTATgacttttggtttgttttcaaagATGCACCTCATTATCTTCACAGTTGAAGCATCGTACACCTAACAACCGACGTTTGTGGGGTTAAAGTTCACAGTTGAAGTAAAACTCACCAACTCATCTATTTATGCTTGatttttattcatcatcatcatcatcatcatcatcatcatcctcctcctcctcatcatgtGTGCTCAGCTGCCTCCTCCGTCTTCACCTTCCTGATGAAGTTGTCATTAAGGTTCTTCAGGTGCTTGTTACGGTTCTCCAGACGCACCAGCCACTCGTCTCTcagcctgaaaacacacacacacacacacacacacacacacacagataatccTGATCAACAGGAAGTTtggcacagacacagagagcttTTTTTAAACCTGCATTTACACAGGACCATGTGCTCGCTCTGATGGTTAAAATATAGCCCGGTGCCTTTCAGCTTTGTCCACAAGCACAAGgtgtatttaaaaatatctcCAGTCTCTGGTAACAAACAgtgaagccaatgtggaagtgcTGGAAACCTGTAATGTCttaaagaaacaaagatgaTTTAAAACGACACGTCAACACATGATGTCAGTCACTCTGACAGCTGACgtctattttaaaatgatttagaGTAAAAACAGATCATAAAGCAGGgcagctgtgctgtgattggctccatCACACCAGGTGATATACTGGTTATATATtggttatatactgttatactggttatactgtatactgattgtatactgtta
The DNA window shown above is from Solea senegalensis isolate Sse05_10M linkage group LG5, IFAPA_SoseM_1, whole genome shotgun sequence and carries:
- the nudt18 gene encoding 8-oxo-dGDP phosphatase NUDT18 isoform X1, encoding MMEEGSWQVEEQVEKLLSGQGSEVTTCDVALDQSKPATLRKNVTYIVCAVIFNQQEEVLMVQEAKQDCYRLWYLPAGRVEVGESLEEALKREVRHTHTHSHARTHTHTLTHTHLCVCVQVKEEAGFDCEPITLLLIQEQGPQWIRFIYLAKVTGGDIKNLSAADQESLQASWWDRQSVLPLRGRDILSLIDCGLKYLHDPWHPETLPVDLSSRHLVQRLVLVFTNAENQIWILLIKAPVLHLPTAAALKTHAVTWAANMVVQEAMPSAYHDHDVNTLGVLSLQHNGRQHGKSDGVCFNTLVKLVPDHVQRDEDGETVERTQAAQPPPVENPRYVWFEVQKPTLRERLLEKTKTTSILPLHSLY
- the nudt18 gene encoding 8-oxo-dGDP phosphatase NUDT18 isoform X2, translating into MMEEGSWQVEEQVEKLLSGQGSEVTTCDVALDQSKPATLRKNVTYIVCAVIFNQQEEVLMVQEAKQDCYRLWYLPAGRVEVGESLEEALKREVKEEAGFDCEPITLLLIQEQGPQWIRFIYLAKVTGGDIKNLSAADQESLQASWWDRQSVLPLRGRDILSLIDCGLKYLHDPWHPETLPVDLSSRHLVQRLVLVFTNAENQIWILLIKAPVLHLPTAAALKTHAVTWAANMVVQEAMPSAYHDHDVNTLGVLSLQHNGRQHGKSDGVCFNTLVKLVPDHVQRDEDGETVERTQAAQPPPVENPRYVWFEVQKPTLRERLLEKTKTTSILPLHSLY